One region of Primulina tabacum isolate GXHZ01 chromosome 1, ASM2559414v2, whole genome shotgun sequence genomic DNA includes:
- the LOC142547204 gene encoding calcium-dependent protein kinase 8-like, producing MGNCCTTPGFSEEKKKKKNRPNPFSIDYGGNHGSGVTDKLVVLKDPTGHDISERYDLGRELGRGEFGITYLCTELVTGEKYACKSISKKKLRTSVDIEDVRREVEIMKQMPKHPNIVSLKDTYEDDTAINIVMELCEGGELFDRIVARGHYTERAAAAVMKTIVEVVQMCHQHGVIHRDLKPENFLFANKKETAPIKTIDFGLSVFFKHGERFNEIVGSPYYMAPEVLKRNYGPEVDVWSAGVILYILLCGVPPFWAETEQGVAQAIIRSVVDFKRDPWPKVSDNAKDLIKKMLDPDPNRRLTAQRVLEHPWLQNAKTAPNVSLGETVKSRLKQFSMMNKLKKKALRIVAEHLSVEEVAGIKEAFEMMDSGKKGKIHLGELRVGLQKLGHQIPDVDLQILMEAADVDGDGTLCYGEFVAVSVHLRKMANDEHLHRAFSFFDRNKSGYIEIEELRDALSDDGDANTEEVISAIMHDVDADKDGRISYEEFAAMMKAGTDWRKASRQYSRERFNSLSLKLMRDGSVHFANEGR from the exons ATGGGAAATTGCTGTACGACTCCTGGTTTTTCTgaggagaagaagaaaaagaagaatagACCAAACCCTTTTTCAATTGATTATGGTGGAAATCATGGATCTGGGGTTACGGACAAGCTTGTTGTGTTGAAAGACCCAACTGGACACGATATTAGTGAAAGATATGATCTTGGACGTGAGCTCGGAAGAGGTGAATTTGGGATCACATATTTATGCACTGAATTGGTGACTGGTGAAAAATACGCCTGCAAGTCGATATCAAAGAAGAAGCTCAGGACATCAGTGGATATTGAGGATGTTAGAAGGGAGGTTGAGATCATGAAGCAGATGCCTAAGCACCCGAATATCGTTAGCTTGAAAGACACTTATGAGGATGATACTGCTATAAATATAGTCATGGAGCTTTGTGAAGGTGGTGAATTGTTTGATCGGATTGTAGCAAGGGGACATTATACAGAGAGAGCAGCTGCGGCTGTGATGAAGACCATTGTGGAAGTTGTTCAG ATGTGCCACCAGCATGGAGTGATACATCGAGATCTCAAACCagaaaattttctttttgctaATAAGAAAGAAACAGCTCCCATAAAAACTATTGACTTTGGGTTGTCCGTTTTCTTCAAACATG GTGAGCGGTTCAATGAGATTGTTGGAAGTCCTTACTACATGGCTCCGGAGGTTCTAAAACGCAATTATGGCCCAGAGGTTGATGTTTGGAGTGCTGGAGTTATCCTCTATATTCTTCTTTGCGGTGTTCCTCCTTTCTGGGCAG AAACTGAGCAAGGAGTGGCACAAGCAATTATTAGATCTGTAGTTGATTTTAAAAGGGATCCTTGGCCAAAGGTATCTGATAATGCAAAAGATCTCATAAAAAAAATGCTTGATCCAGACCCCAACCGGCGTCTCACAGCTCAGCGAGTTCTTG AGCATCCTTGGTTACAAAATGCGAAGACGGCACCAAATGTATCGTTGGGTGAGACTGTGAAATCAAGGCTCAAACAATTTTCTATGATGAATAAGCTCAAGAAAAAGGCTCTGAGG ATCGTGGCGGAGCACTTGTCGGTGGAGGAAGTGGCGGGAATTAAGGAAGCATTTGAGATGATGGACTCAGGGAAGAAGGGTAAAATTCACCTTGGAGAACTTAGAGTTGGTTTGCAAAAGCTTGGTCATCAGATACCCGATGTTGATCTTCAGATTCTAATGGAAGCT GCTGATGTTGATGGAGATGGAACTTTGTGCTACGGGGAATTTGTTGCGGTATCTGTGCATCTTAGAAAGATGGCGAACGATGAGCACCTACACAgggctttttccttttttgatCGAAATAAGAGTggatatattgagattgaagagCTTCGAGATGCTTTGAGTGATGATGGTGATGCCAATACCGAGGAAGTTATCAGTGCTATCATGCATGATGTTGACGCAGATAAG GATGGCCGTATAAGTTATGAAGAATTTGCTGCAATGATGAAGGCCGGCACTGATTGGAGAAAAGCATCAAGACAATATTCTCGTGAAAGATTCAACAGTCTCAGCTTGAAGTTAATGAGGGATGGTTCTGTACATTTTGCTAACGAGGGTCGATAA
- the LOC142547196 gene encoding phenylacetaldehyde reductase-like → MKTVCVTGASGYIASWLVKFLLQRGYTVKASVRDPNDPNKTQHLLALDGAKERLELIKANLLEEGSFDAVVDGCDGVFHTASPFYHGVTDPQAELIDPALKGTLNVLRACAKAPSVKRVILTSSMAAVAFNGKPRSPEVVIDETWWSDPEFCRQAQQWYVLSKTLAEDAAWKFVKDKGIDMVTINPAMVIGPLLQPTLNTSSAAILSLINGADTYPNATFGWVNVKDVANAHILAFENPLASGRYCMVENVAHHSDIVEILRELYPTFHLPEKCADDKPFPPKYQVSKERVKGLGIELIPLKDSIKETVESLKMKNFF, encoded by the exons ATGAAGACTGTGTGTGTTACCGGAGCATCTGGATACATAGCTTCGTGGCTTGTCAAATTCTTGTTGCAGCGAGGTTACACTGTCAAAGCATCTGTTAGGGATCCCA ATGATCCTAATAAAACACAGCACTTATTAGCACTTGACGGGGCCAAGGAGAGACTTGAATTGATAAAAGCAAATCTACTGGAAGAAGGGTCTTTTGATGCCGTCGTTGATGGATGTGATGGCGTTTTTCATACCGCGTCTCCTTTTTACCATGGAGTCACAGATCCACAG GCAGAATTGATTGATCCTGCACTAAAAGGGACACTCAATGTGCTTCGCGCATGCGCTAAAGCGCCATCAGTAAAAAGGGTTATTTTAACATCTTCTATGGCTGCCGTTGCTTTCAATGGTAAACCTCGATCGCCGGAAGTTGTAATCGATGAGACATGGTGGTCTGACCCAGAATTTTGCAGGCAAGCGCAG CAATGGTATGTTCTTTCAAAGACATTGGCTGAGGATGCTGCCTGGAAATTTGTGAAAGATAAGGGAATTGATATGGTTACCATAAACCCAGCTATGGTAATTGGTCCACTATTGCAGCCAACCCTGAACACAAGTTCTGCTGCGatcttgagcttaataaatg GTGCAGATACATACCCCAATGCTACCTTTGGATGGGTAAATGTCAAAGATGTTGCAAATGCACACATTCTGGCATTTGAAAACCCTTTGGCCAGTGGAAGATATTGCATGGTGGAGAATGTCGCACACCACTCAGATATTGTGGAAATATTGCGTGAGCTGTACCCAACCTTCCACCTTCCTGAAAA GTGTGCTGATGACAAGCCATTTCCACCCAAGTACCAGGTCTCAAAAGAGAGAGTTAAAGGCTTAGGCATTGAGTTAATTCCTCTTAAAGATAGCATCAAGGAAACCGTGGAAAGCTTGAAGATGAAGAATTTCTTTTAA
- the LOC142511978 gene encoding photosystem II 5 kDa protein, chloroplastic-like, whose amino-acid sequence MASMTVTASFLGGSASTKQLPATPRRDTFVVRASRETEKTASNENEDSSSTRRDLMFAVATAAACSVARVALANEPKSGSLDAKKKYAPICVTMPTAKICHK is encoded by the coding sequence ATGGCTTCCATGACTGTGACAGCCTCTTTCTTGGGTGGCTCCGCATCCACCAAGCAGCTCCCCGCCACTCCCCGCCGTGACACCTTCGTGGTGAGAGCCTCGAGGGAGACAGAGAAAACGGCCTCGAACGAGAATGAGGATAGCAGCAGCACTAGGAGGGACTTGATGTTTGCTGTGGCTACGGCCGCTGCGTGCTCCGTTGCTAGAGTTGCGCTGGCAAATGAGCCGAAGTCAGGGTCTTTGGATGCCAAGAAGAAATATGCGCCTATTTGTGTCACCATGCCCACCGCGAAAATTTGCCACAAGTAA